In Burkholderia sp. WP9, a genomic segment contains:
- the paaA gene encoding 1,2-phenylacetyl-CoA epoxidase subunit PaaA yields MYTQSLDIPGNVAPLDAGANSPEQAQFDAIMAADGKIEAQDWMPEAYRKTLVRQISQHAHSEIVGMLPEGNWITRAPSLKRKAILLAKVQDEAGHGLYLYSAAETLGVSRDQLIAALHSGKAKYSSIFNYPTPTWADVGVIGWLVDGAAIMNQIPLCRCTYGPYARAMIRICKEESFHQRQGFDALMSMMSGTEAQRELVQQAVNRWWWPVLMMFGPSDKDSVHSSQSSKWGIKRISNDDLRQKFVDATVDQAKVLGVALPDPDLKWNEARGHYDYGDIDWEEFWRVVNGDGPCNRERLATRVKAHDDGAWVREAALAHADKQRQRAQQHAA; encoded by the coding sequence ATGTACACGCAATCCCTGGATATTCCCGGCAATGTCGCTCCGCTCGATGCGGGCGCGAACTCGCCTGAGCAGGCGCAATTCGACGCGATCATGGCCGCCGACGGCAAGATCGAAGCTCAGGACTGGATGCCGGAGGCCTATCGCAAAACGCTGGTACGGCAAATCTCGCAGCACGCGCATTCGGAAATCGTCGGCATGCTGCCGGAAGGCAACTGGATCACGCGCGCGCCGAGCCTGAAGCGCAAGGCGATTCTGCTCGCCAAGGTGCAGGACGAGGCCGGCCACGGCCTCTATCTATATAGCGCGGCGGAAACCTTGGGCGTGTCGCGCGACCAGTTGATCGCCGCGCTGCACTCGGGCAAAGCCAAATATTCGAGCATCTTCAATTACCCGACGCCCACATGGGCGGACGTCGGCGTGATCGGCTGGCTGGTGGACGGCGCCGCGATCATGAACCAGATTCCGCTGTGCCGTTGCACGTATGGCCCGTATGCGCGCGCCATGATCCGCATCTGCAAGGAAGAGTCGTTTCACCAGCGCCAGGGTTTCGACGCGCTCATGTCGATGATGTCCGGCACCGAAGCCCAGCGTGAGCTGGTCCAGCAGGCCGTGAATCGTTGGTGGTGGCCGGTGCTGATGATGTTCGGCCCGAGCGACAAGGATTCGGTTCACAGCAGCCAGTCGTCGAAATGGGGCATCAAGCGCATTTCGAACGACGATCTGCGTCAGAAATTCGTCGACGCCACAGTCGACCAGGCCAAGGTGCTCGGCGTCGCGTTGCCCGACCCGGACCTGAAGTGGAACGAAGCGCGCGGGCATTACGACTACGGCGACATCGACTGGGAAGAATTCTGGCGTGTGGTGAATGGCGACGGCCCGTGCAATCGCGAGCGTCTCGCTACCCGCGTCAAAGCCCACGACGACGGCGCCTGGGTCCGTGAAGCCGCCCTCGCCCACGCCGACAAGCAGCGCCAGCGCGCACAACAGCACGCCGCCTGA
- a CDS encoding NAD(P)/FAD-dependent oxidoreductase: protein MLRLSEIKLPLDHPESALEAAVRARLTELGVAADGLIRYTVFRRAHDARKRADIKLTYIVDVEVTDEAAALKRLADVPHCGVTPDMTYKFVAKAPAQMTAPRPVVIGMGPCGLFAGLILAQMGFRPIILERGKAVRERTKDTFGLWRKSVLNPESNVQFGEGGAGTFSDGKLYSQIKDPKHYGRKVLDEFVRAGAPEDILYLSRPHIGTFRLVSMVEKMRATIHELGGEVRFETRVDDIEIDQGKVRGLKLSTGETLRCDHVVLAVGHSARDTFQMLSDRGVYIEAKPFSLGFRIEHPQGLIDRSRFGKFAGHKQLGAADYKVVHHCSNGRAVYSFCMCPGGTVVAATSEPGRVVTNGMSQYSRAERNANAGIVVGITPDDYPGGPLAGIAFQRKWEERAFELGGGNYMAPGQLVGDFIAGRPSTSLGSVVPSYKPGVHPTDLSTALPDYVIEAIREALPQMDKKIAGFAMHDAVLTGVETRTSSPIRVRRRDDYQSMNVEGLYPAGEGAGYAGGIYSAAIDGIEVAEALALKMSGAQAA from the coding sequence ATGTTACGTCTAAGCGAAATCAAACTCCCGCTCGATCATCCCGAGAGCGCCCTCGAAGCCGCCGTGCGTGCGCGCCTCACGGAACTCGGCGTGGCCGCGGACGGGCTCATCCGATACACCGTGTTTCGCCGCGCGCACGACGCCCGCAAGCGCGCCGACATCAAGCTCACGTATATCGTTGACGTCGAGGTCACGGATGAAGCGGCCGCGCTCAAGCGGTTAGCCGACGTGCCTCACTGCGGCGTGACGCCCGATATGACCTACAAGTTTGTCGCTAAAGCGCCCGCGCAGATGACCGCGCCGCGCCCGGTGGTGATCGGCATGGGGCCGTGCGGGCTGTTCGCGGGGTTGATCCTCGCGCAAATGGGCTTCCGCCCGATCATCCTCGAGCGCGGCAAGGCCGTGCGCGAGCGCACCAAAGACACGTTCGGCCTGTGGCGCAAGTCCGTGCTCAACCCCGAGTCGAATGTGCAGTTTGGCGAAGGCGGCGCGGGCACCTTCTCGGACGGCAAGCTGTACAGCCAGATCAAGGATCCGAAGCACTACGGCCGCAAGGTGCTCGACGAATTCGTGCGGGCCGGCGCGCCGGAAGACATTCTGTATCTGAGCCGGCCGCATATCGGCACGTTCCGGCTGGTGAGCATGGTCGAAAAAATGCGCGCGACCATTCACGAGCTGGGCGGCGAGGTGCGTTTCGAAACCCGCGTCGATGATATCGAGATCGATCAGGGCAAAGTGCGCGGGCTGAAGCTGTCGACCGGTGAAACGCTGCGCTGCGATCATGTGGTGCTGGCGGTCGGCCATAGCGCGCGCGACACCTTCCAGATGCTGAGCGATCGCGGCGTCTATATCGAGGCGAAGCCGTTTTCACTCGGTTTTCGCATCGAACACCCGCAGGGTTTGATCGATCGCAGCCGTTTCGGCAAGTTTGCCGGCCACAAGCAGCTCGGCGCCGCCGACTATAAGGTGGTGCATCACTGCAGCAATGGCCGAGCCGTCTACAGTTTCTGCATGTGTCCCGGTGGCACCGTGGTGGCGGCGACGTCCGAGCCGGGCCGCGTCGTGACCAACGGCATGAGCCAGTACTCGCGGGCGGAGCGCAATGCCAACGCGGGGATCGTGGTCGGCATCACGCCGGACGACTATCCGGGCGGGCCGCTCGCCGGCATCGCTTTCCAGCGCAAATGGGAAGAGCGGGCGTTTGAGCTCGGCGGCGGCAACTATATGGCGCCGGGCCAGCTCGTCGGCGACTTCATTGCCGGCCGGCCGTCCACCTCGCTGGGTTCGGTGGTGCCTTCGTACAAGCCAGGCGTGCACCCGACCGACCTGAGCACCGCGCTTCCGGATTACGTGATCGAGGCCATTCGCGAAGCGTTGCCGCAGATGGACAAGAAGATCGCCGGCTTTGCGATGCACGACGCGGTGCTGACCGGTGTCGAGACGAGAACGTCGTCGCCGATTCGTGTGCGGCGCCGGGACGACTATCAGAGCATGAACGTCGAAGGTCTGTATCCGGCTGGTGAAGGAGCGGGCTACGCCGGTGGGATCTACTCGGCGGCGATCGACGGGATCGAAGTCGCTGAAGCGCTCGCGCTGAAGATGAGCGGTGCGCAAGCGGCCTGA